A genomic segment from Corylus avellana chromosome ca5, CavTom2PMs-1.0 encodes:
- the LOC132181734 gene encoding probable polyol transporter 4 yields the protein MGLVGVQENGNGEMGLSVVPLGTKNKYRRMDSELTEDVDDASHHHHQENRSKSTRRFVFASAVFASLNSVLLGYALLTWMSIAREVVRHIRSRTY from the exons ATGGGTTTGGTGGGTGTCCAAGAAAACGGGAATGGGGAAATGGGATTGTCTGTTGTTCCATTGGGGACTAAGAATAAGTACAGGAGGATGGACTCTGAGCTCACCGAGGATGTTGATGATGCTTCACACCACCATCATCAGGAGAACAGGAGTAAGAGTACCAGGAGATTTGTTTTTGCCTCCGCTGTCTTTGCTTCTCTCAACTCTGTTCTTCTTGGCTATG CTTTATTGACATGGATGAGCATAGCTCGTGAAGTTGTGAGACACATCAGGAGCAGAACATATTGA